One genomic window of Salvia miltiorrhiza cultivar Shanhuang (shh) chromosome 4, IMPLAD_Smil_shh, whole genome shotgun sequence includes the following:
- the LOC131023655 gene encoding short-chain dehydrogenase TIC 32, chloroplastic-like isoform X1 — MSFIYIYIWISTIFRMLEFKVKNLSPEMKATLKYLAGIAGPSGYGSKTTAQQVADDCFSSMPSSHLTAIVTGATSGIGAETARVLAKRGVRVVMPARDLSKAERVKESIQRESPEAEIIILEIDLSSFGSIQRFCSEFLSLGLPLHILINNAGKYSQKLEFSEDKIELTFATNYLGHFLLTEMLVGKMVETATESCIEGRIVNVSSVIHNWVNTKHFCFSKLLNPKSYNGTRAYAQSKLANILHAKELSRQLKAKKANVSINAVHPGIIKTGITRDYRGFITDSLYFVASKLLKSTSQGAATTCYVALSPRVGGMSGKYFADCNESHCSALASDESNARKLWKQTRALMHRRFLLPVGKCGEEEQIQPN, encoded by the exons ATGtcttttatatacatatatatatggattTCGACAATTTTTAGAATGTTGGAGTTTAAGGTAAAAAATCTGAGTCCAGAGATGAAGGCTACGTTGAAATATTTGGCAGGAATTGCTGGGCCAAGTGGCTATGGCTCCAAAACTACTGCTCAACAAGTTGCTGATGATTGCTTCTCCTCCATGCCTTCGTCTCATCTCACTGCAATAGTCACTg GCGCGACGTCGGGCATCGGTGCAGAGACGGCCAGAGTTCTTGCCAAGAGAGGTGTGAGAGTAGTTATGCCAGCAAGGGATTTGAGTAAGGCAGAAAGAGTGAAGGAAAGTATACAAAGAGAGAGCCCAGAAGCTGAGATTATCATATTGGAGATTGATTTGAGCTCATTTGGTTCAATTCAGAGATTTTGCTCTGAGTTTTTATCATTAGGATTGCCCCTACACATTCTCAT AAACAATGCTGGCAAATATTCACAGAAGCTGGAATTTTCTGAGGACAAAATTGAGCTTACTTTTGCCACAAATTATTTAG GTCATTTTTTGTTGACGGAAATGCTAGTGGGGAAAATGGTGGAGACAGCAACAGAATCTTGCATAGAGGGGAGAATAGTGAATGTCTCCTCTGTGATTCACAATTGGGTGAATACCAAACACTTTTGCTTCAGTAAATTGCTCAACCCAAAAAG CTATAATGGCACCAGAGCTTATGCTCAATCAAAACTAGCCAACATACTGCATGCCAAGGAACTATCAAGACAGCTCAAG GCAAAAAAAGCAAATGTGAGTATCAATGCTGTCCATCCTGGGATTATCAAGACTGGAATTACCAGAGATTACAGAGGCTTTATTACAG ATTCTCTCTATTTTGTGGCATCAAAATTGCTCAAGTCCACATCACAG GGGGCGGCCACTACGTGTTACGTTGCGTTGAGCCCTCGAGTGGGAGGCATGAGTGGCAAGTATTTCGCGGACTGCAATGAGAGCCATTGCTCAGCGCTGGCGAGTGATGAGAGCAATGCGAGGAAGCTGTGGAAGCAGACGCGTGCTCTCATGCACAGGCGATTTCTTCTCCCGGTGGGCAAATGTGGTGAAGAAGAACAAATTCAACCTAATTAA
- the LOC131023655 gene encoding short-chain dehydrogenase TIC 32, chloroplastic-like isoform X2, producing the protein MSFIYIYIWISTIFRMLEFKVKNLSPEMKATLKYLAGIAGPSGYGSKTTAQQVADDCFSSMPSSHLTAIVTGATSGIGAETARVLAKRGVRVVMPARDLSKAERVKESIQRESPEAEIIILEIDLSSFGSIQRFCSEFLSLGLPLHILINNAGKYSQKLEFSEDKIELTFATNYLGHFLLTEMLVGKMVETATESCIEGRIVNVSSVIHNWVNTKHFCFSKLLNPKSYNGTRAYAQSKLANILHAKELSRQLKAKKANVSINAVHPGIIKTGITRDYRGFITDSLYFVASKLLKSTSQ; encoded by the exons ATGtcttttatatacatatatatatggattTCGACAATTTTTAGAATGTTGGAGTTTAAGGTAAAAAATCTGAGTCCAGAGATGAAGGCTACGTTGAAATATTTGGCAGGAATTGCTGGGCCAAGTGGCTATGGCTCCAAAACTACTGCTCAACAAGTTGCTGATGATTGCTTCTCCTCCATGCCTTCGTCTCATCTCACTGCAATAGTCACTg GCGCGACGTCGGGCATCGGTGCAGAGACGGCCAGAGTTCTTGCCAAGAGAGGTGTGAGAGTAGTTATGCCAGCAAGGGATTTGAGTAAGGCAGAAAGAGTGAAGGAAAGTATACAAAGAGAGAGCCCAGAAGCTGAGATTATCATATTGGAGATTGATTTGAGCTCATTTGGTTCAATTCAGAGATTTTGCTCTGAGTTTTTATCATTAGGATTGCCCCTACACATTCTCAT AAACAATGCTGGCAAATATTCACAGAAGCTGGAATTTTCTGAGGACAAAATTGAGCTTACTTTTGCCACAAATTATTTAG GTCATTTTTTGTTGACGGAAATGCTAGTGGGGAAAATGGTGGAGACAGCAACAGAATCTTGCATAGAGGGGAGAATAGTGAATGTCTCCTCTGTGATTCACAATTGGGTGAATACCAAACACTTTTGCTTCAGTAAATTGCTCAACCCAAAAAG CTATAATGGCACCAGAGCTTATGCTCAATCAAAACTAGCCAACATACTGCATGCCAAGGAACTATCAAGACAGCTCAAG GCAAAAAAAGCAAATGTGAGTATCAATGCTGTCCATCCTGGGATTATCAAGACTGGAATTACCAGAGATTACAGAGGCTTTATTACAG ATTCTCTCTATTTTGTGGCATCAAAATTGCTCAAGTCCACATCACAG